The Terriglobia bacterium genome window below encodes:
- a CDS encoding NAD(P)/FAD-dependent oxidoreductase, which translates to MSGAPPRVVVVGAGFGGLSAARALRHAPVEVVLLDRRNYHLFQPLLYQVATAGLTPGEIAYPVRAIFRRQRNLEFRVAEVTGIDLGRREVETGDGAVRYDYLVLAIGAETDFFGLESVRRHAFGLKDVDDAVALRNHVLTCFERAAVEREPSRRRAELTFAVAGGGPTGVETAGALSELIRLVLARDFTRLDLGEVRVVLVEASPRLLPGMPDDLSAVAVASLGRKRVEVWLGTAVEDYDGERVRLAGGETLDARTLVWAAGARAAGLAGRLSLATGRAGRIRVDPTLELPGHAGAFVIGDAAYLEAEGAPFPMMAPVAMQMGDLAARNVVRRAAGQEPIPFRYRDPGSLATIGRNSAGAYIHGLKFRGFAAWVVWLLVHLIRLIGFRNRIVVLVNWAWDYFFYESAVRLITRD; encoded by the coding sequence TTGAGCGGCGCTCCCCCTCGGGTCGTCGTGGTGGGGGCCGGATTCGGCGGCCTGAGCGCCGCTCGAGCGCTCCGTCACGCTCCGGTGGAAGTGGTGCTCCTCGACCGGAGGAATTACCATCTGTTCCAGCCGCTGCTCTACCAGGTGGCCACCGCGGGGCTGACGCCCGGCGAGATCGCCTACCCGGTGCGCGCGATCTTCCGCCGCCAGAGGAACCTGGAGTTCCGCGTCGCGGAGGTGACGGGAATCGATCTCGGGCGGCGCGAGGTCGAGACGGGCGACGGCGCGGTCCGTTACGACTACCTCGTTCTCGCCATCGGCGCCGAGACGGACTTCTTCGGCCTCGAGTCGGTGCGCCGTCATGCGTTCGGCCTCAAGGACGTGGACGATGCCGTCGCGCTCCGGAACCACGTGCTGACGTGCTTCGAGCGGGCGGCGGTGGAGCGCGAGCCCTCGCGCCGCCGTGCGGAGCTGACCTTCGCCGTGGCCGGCGGCGGACCGACCGGCGTCGAGACGGCCGGCGCGCTGTCCGAGCTGATCCGCCTCGTGCTGGCCCGGGACTTCACGCGGCTCGACCTCGGGGAGGTCCGGGTCGTGCTGGTCGAGGCGTCGCCGCGCCTGCTACCGGGCATGCCGGACGACCTGAGCGCGGTGGCCGTCGCCAGCCTCGGAAGGAAGCGCGTCGAGGTGTGGCTCGGGACGGCGGTCGAGGATTACGACGGGGAGCGTGTGCGGCTCGCCGGCGGGGAGACGCTCGACGCCAGGACCCTGGTCTGGGCCGCCGGAGCCCGGGCCGCGGGGCTCGCCGGGCGGCTCTCCCTCGCGACCGGTCGCGCCGGGCGGATCCGGGTGGATCCGACGCTGGAGCTCCCCGGCCACGCCGGCGCGTTCGTGATCGGCGACGCCGCCTATCTCGAGGCGGAGGGCGCGCCGTTTCCGATGATGGCGCCCGTGGCCATGCAGATGGGCGACCTCGCGGCCCGGAACGTCGTGCGCCGGGCCGCAGGCCAGGAGCCGATCCCGTTCCGCTACCGTGACCCGGGCTCCCTCGCGACCATCGGCCGGAACTCCGCAGGGGCGTACATCCACGGCTTGAAGTTCCGGGGGTTCGCGGCGTGGGTCGTGTGGCTCCTGGTTCACCTCATCCGCCTCATCGGCTTCCGGAACCGGATCGTCGTGCTGGTGAACTGGGCCTGGGACTACTTCTTCTACGAGAGCGCCGTCCGATTGATCACGCGCGATTGA